One Eurosta solidaginis isolate ZX-2024a chromosome 1, ASM4086904v1, whole genome shotgun sequence genomic window, ctcggagtgggactgggactggaataaaatacataccaacctctgggacaggcaataagggatgcagaagaatgagaaggaattgagaaaagagagaaagagaaggagattgagaaagagatagaatgagacgaagatggagatagatgaagcgaaaaagacggagggaggagtgaataaaagggttAGGAAAAAGGGaagagggtgggggggggggggggtagagtcagacggaaaaagcttactaaaatgtatgcagataggctaaatttagggcaggacaacgtctgtcgggtcttctagtaatataTAATATCTTAAGTTTTGGATATCTTCTTCATACAAAGAAACATTACAAAGTGGAAGCATATTTGTAGGCGTGCCGATCACTCAGTAACTCTTTTTGGGTTATGTCATTAAACCATGCGTGCTCAAAATAAAATTGTGCTGAATTAGTACTTTTGGCAAATCATGTACCCAGTTTGAAAGAAGATATAGTTTCCTAGTTCTTATGTTAAACAACTAAATACCTAATAGCGAGAAAATCCCGCCTAAAAGTGTGCTATAAATATAACTCTTTTAGCAATTatctcctttttttattttcaataattaaaaaaaaatgttcctaaTTATTTAAATGAAACTATGCAACAGTGTTCTCGATAcatttcgaaaatttaaaaaaaaatttatgaaaatttgaaCTTTTGTTAAGAGTTCTCTGCAATTTTTTGAGAATGCAGTTGTGTAGCCAAATCAATTACAGTGTAAGAAATTACAAATTATTGGCATCTCGAAGTTCGCATTGATTTTTAACTACTTTTTCCGAAAGGCGTTTGAAATTtccttcaatataaaaaataaagctatgcACCCTTCGTATAGCCCTAAAAATGTTTGggatacaaaactgcatactctaaAAAATCTAAAATCGTTCTAAATGaaatgttcgaaattttcgtaacatTTGCTCGTATTTTTCCGAAAACATTTTTTAGTTTGGTTTGTTTAggtattcaaggggttgataagcgcaatacagagctttatagcttcaaagcttccacaacaacccaattatcaacctcaactACGCGAGGGgcatcctgttacaaatatgaatgtatcatacatatatttagccggcggagctctggcgaccccaaattcctcatggaacaAGGGGGGGAGGGTGGttgcgggatggcctagaaggtttaatgtagtcatattaatcgttcccgagatggttgggctagtaacTTAACGGTGCTTTGTTACCTGAacctaccggatctatatccggcaaaggaccctcAACATCACTAGCACTCCCCGAAACCTCGGggtgtgtttttgtcgttaattcaacaacaacagaTTGGTTGTGTAGTTTCAGTAAGGaaattcatgtattttgtttaaaTCCTTATAAAATTAGCGACACTTCATACTAACACTTGGAAATTCCACCATTTCACGTAACCAACACATAAGTTGCTACATGTTGATAAAGATTTATTCGGCATTTTCACTTCTGTAATAAAAAAACTATGGAATAAATAATCGTGAAGGGTTGAAGTGTTAGTATGAAATGTCAAGCCCGCCTACATTTTTAAACAGCTTGGCCAAAGGAGTCTTGTCATCCCTTAAATTTTaagtgcaaatataaaaaataccatTTTCACTCTATTGCAAgtaaattttctaatatttttgtcACTGTATGGTTATGTAAAGCGTTGTGGTAATAATAAAACAATCGTTGTTATTGTTAGTACCAATGATAGTTTTGTAGCTTTACCCTGAATTGCATTCGTTGTTACGTGGTTATGTTGTTCAACTTCTTGCCAATTTGGCCAAGTTTGTATTTCGGCATACAAAGCAGCACCTGGACACTCTGTACCACGCACCTGCCTATGGCCATACAGAATATAATCCTCTTGCAAATTGCCAGTTTTTACTGAGTAATCAATAAAATCATGCGTTACGGCTAACATTGTTTGGGTCGGAAGTTGTGCTGTGTGAAAATAGAATTAAAACGTCTATGTTCGAATTTGTTTCTTTATATGTATATTCAACCTGCATCTTACCTACATAATCACCAATGAGCAATAGCCCTATACTACGACTGTTATAGTTGGGTGCATGTGAACCGATCACGTTATAACCACGCCCCACATATACATTACTATCACCACAAATAGCAAAACTATAGCCAATATCACTCCAACCATTCGTATCCATGTGAAGATTCTGTATATATTGCATGGCAGCTATGCAGTCTTGATTCGTATAAGCAGCAGATGGTACATATGAATGATGAAGGATGAGAAAGGGTGCAGACCCCTTAAAATTTGCTTCACTTTCTTTTGCGGGACGTGCACCCCATCCGTTGCGTTGTATTAAATTCCAATTCACTTCGGATTTTGTTGCAGGTACTGTCAGTGTATTTATTTGTAAAAAATATAAAGCAAtttcaattcaaatgaaacctttttcaaGTTCGAAAACTATCTCAGAATTTTTGTCATAATCGCCCTACCTCACGTCAAAATTcattgaatttatgctcagagCGGGCGATTTTGTAAAAGTTTCTGAGATAGAACTTTTCTAAACATGTCTTACGTAGGGCGTTCTtcaattaaaatttgaaattggTTGTTTTTCTAACGTTTTGAGTGATATGAAAGTTTTCCAATCGACATTCGAGATAGTTTAATATTCCACTCAGAAGTCGATATATGAAGCTACCAGGGTACGCTTTTAATACCACAATAGTTATTGGGTGTAAAAGCAAGGTGCAAAACTTGTAAGTCTCAAAAGCCAAAGAATAGTttcatttgaaaagaaaaaagtttaatttgatttgaaaaagtttcatttggttaATAAAAAGattcatttgaattgaaaaaaatttcgtttgaattgagaagtttcatttgatttgaaaaaagtttcatttgaattgaaaaaagtttcacttgatttgaaaaaaaaaaattttcattagatttgaaaaaagtttcatttgattaaaaaaaagtttgacttgaaaagaaaaaagttacatttgatttgaaaaaattaatttgattagaaaaagtttcgtttgaaaagaaaaaagttttttccatTAACCAAAAActcatttgttttgaaaaaggtTCAACTCATATAAATacagttttatttgatttgaaaactagttttatttgacttgaaaaaagtttcatgtgAATTGCAAAAGTTTAATTTGGttagaaaaatttacatttattaaaaaaaagttatttagaaaaaaaatttctttgaattgaaaaaaatctcatttgatttgaaaaagcttcaattgatttgaaaaaatttacatttgatttgagaaaagt contains:
- the LOC137236510 gene encoding peptidoglycan-recognition protein SB1-like; the protein is MTMKYLLAVLLTFQNGIHLLAVPATKSEVNWNLIQRNGWGARPAKESEANFKGSAPFLILHHSYVPSAAYTNQDCIAAMQYIQNLHMDTNGWSDIGYSFAICGDSNVYVGRGYNVIGSHAPNYNSRSIGLLLIGDYVAQLPTQTMLAVTHDFIDYSVKTGNLQEDYILYGHRQVRGTECPGAALYAEIQTWPNWQEVEQHNHVTTNAIQGKATKLSLVLTITTIVLLLPQRFT